The genomic stretch GTGGTGGCAGGTGGTCCGCACGCCCAACGACGTGGCCGTGGCCGCCCTCTGCGCCGACGTCTTCGGCGCCGAACCCATCCCCCGCGCCGACGCCGTCATCTGGGACCTGGACGAAACCCAGCACTTCCTGCTCCGCGTCACCCTGGCCCTCATGTCCGCGCCCGCCATCCTGTTCGTGGACGACGTCGAACAGCTCCGCAGCACCGAAGGGCGCGCAGCCGTTTGGGAACGGCTGGCCCACATCAGCCGCGGCAGCACCGCCGTCGTGGTCTCGGCATCATCCTGGGACGCGCAGCTGTGGGCGGAGCTGGACATCGCCCCGGCCCTGGTGGACCTCAACGAGTCCCGCGCCCGCGGTGCCGCCGAAGCCGCGGAGGCAGCCGGTTCCGGCACCGCGGACGAGGACCTTGCCGAAACCGACCCCGCCACCGCTTCCCTTGTGAAGGAGCTCATCCCGTGATTGCCTTTCTCTCCTCCGGCACGGAGCTGCGCCGCTTCCGGCGCGGCAAGCTGCCCAAGATCGCGGTGGCGGTCATGCTGTTCATCCCGCTCATCTATGGAGCCCTCTACCTGTGGGCGTTCCAGGCCCCGGACAAGCACATGAATGAGCTGCCCGTTGCACTGGTCAACGCGGATGCGGGCGCACAGCGGGACGGCACCGCCGTGCACGCCGGCGACGACCTTGCTTCCGAGCTCATGGCCGGCATGGACCTGAAATGGGTGGAAACGGATGCCACAACCGCGGCCGCAGGCGTGGCGGACGGCAGCTACTACTTTGCCCTGACCATCCCCTCCGACTTCTCCGCCAACGCCGTCTCCGTGGGAACCGACACGCCCGCGCAGACCAAGCTGGACGTGGAGTTCAACGACTCCAACAACTTCCTCTCCAGCGTCCTGGGCAAGCAGGCCATGGCGCAGGTGCAGG from Arthrobacter stackebrandtii encodes the following:
- a CDS encoding AAA family ATPase, with protein sequence MQLQDSQIHAGKLALSAGRGPVYGPLTFDLDGGLTVLRGDPGSGRTSLLLTLAGRMKHDAGSLTVGGLPLPRSLRAVQKATAIAGFDGIDELEESVTVAAALRERQAWLSPWWQVVRTPNDVAVAALCADVFGAEPIPRADAVIWDLDETQHFLLRVTLALMSAPAILFVDDVEQLRSTEGRAAVWERLAHISRGSTAVVVSASSWDAQLWAELDIAPALVDLNESRARGAAEAAEAAGSGTADEDLAETDPATASLVKELIP